A single region of the Saprospiraceae bacterium genome encodes:
- a CDS encoding cytochrome ubiquinol oxidase subunit I, whose protein sequence is MPALDVEILARIQFAFTIAFHYIYPPLSIGLGLVMVLLEGAYLRTGDKAYEQLARFWTRIFAITFGIGVATGIVMEFEFGTNWATYSRYVGDIFGSALAAEGIFAFALESGFLGILLFGWNRVSPRVHFIATVGVWLGSMFSAVWIVVANSWQQTPAGYHIVGEGVMARAEITDFWAMVFNPSSVDRLLHVWVGSFLAGTFLVLSVHAYYLLRNRHVELSKKAFKVALSIAIVSSLLQLFLGHRSADGVAHHQPAKLAAMEGHFDTLAPAHMYMLGWVDKEKQAVTGIGLPGGLSFLVHGDFEEPVKGLNAFPEDERPSAVNAIFQFYHIMIAIGMFLIALSLYAGWCWWRGTLFERRWLLWVFAWAVILPQVANQTGWFAAEMGRQPWVVYGLLRTSDALSKVVTANQVLFSLIMFSFIYTLLLALFLYMMNKKIKHGPEDGVLQEHRPKQDDMADRLNWGGSPKK, encoded by the coding sequence ATGCCAGCTCTTGATGTCGAAATCCTCGCCAGAATACAATTTGCTTTTACGATAGCCTTTCATTATATCTACCCACCGCTGAGTATCGGCTTAGGATTGGTCATGGTTTTACTGGAGGGGGCTTATCTTCGTACCGGAGACAAGGCATATGAACAATTGGCTCGGTTTTGGACGCGGATTTTTGCCATTACCTTTGGGATAGGGGTGGCGACAGGGATTGTGATGGAATTTGAGTTTGGCACCAACTGGGCTACCTATTCCCGGTATGTCGGCGATATTTTCGGGAGTGCCTTGGCTGCGGAAGGCATATTTGCCTTTGCCTTGGAGAGTGGTTTTCTGGGCATCTTATTGTTCGGTTGGAATAGGGTTAGTCCTAGGGTACATTTTATAGCTACGGTGGGGGTTTGGCTGGGATCAATGTTTTCGGCAGTGTGGATAGTGGTGGCTAATTCCTGGCAACAGACGCCAGCGGGTTACCATATTGTGGGAGAAGGGGTGATGGCCAGGGCAGAGATAACCGACTTTTGGGCCATGGTTTTTAACCCTTCGAGTGTGGATCGACTGCTGCATGTCTGGGTTGGCTCTTTTTTGGCTGGCACCTTTTTGGTACTGAGTGTGCATGCCTATTATTTATTGCGCAATCGGCACGTTGAATTATCCAAAAAAGCCTTTAAAGTGGCTCTAAGTATTGCTATCGTGTCTAGCCTGCTCCAATTGTTTCTGGGGCACCGTTCGGCAGATGGCGTGGCGCACCATCAGCCTGCCAAGCTGGCGGCGATGGAAGGCCATTTTGATACCCTGGCACCTGCGCATATGTATATGCTGGGTTGGGTCGATAAGGAGAAGCAAGCCGTAACGGGGATTGGCTTGCCTGGTGGCTTGAGTTTCCTGGTGCATGGCGACTTTGAAGAGCCCGTTAAAGGCTTGAATGCCTTTCCGGAGGATGAGAGGCCGTCGGCCGTAAATGCCATTTTCCAGTTTTACCACATCATGATTGCTATTGGTATGTTTTTGATTGCTTTGTCGCTCTATGCAGGTTGGTGTTGGTGGCGAGGCACTCTTTTTGAGCGGCGGTGGCTACTTTGGGTATTTGCCTGGGCGGTTATCTTACCCCAGGTGGCCAACCAAACGGGCTGGTTTGCGGCCGAGATGGGGCGCCAACCCTGGGTAGTGTATGGCTTGTTACGCACCTCCGATGCCCTGTCGAAAGTAGTGACGGCCAATCAGGTATTGTTTTCTTTAATTATGTTTTCTTTTATTTATACGCTCTTGTTGGCTTTATTCCTGTACATGATGAATAAAAAAATTAAGCATGGACCGGAGGATGGGGTCTTGCAGGAACATCGGCCTAAACAAGATGATATGGCGGATCGCCTCAACTGGGGTGGTTCTCCGAAAAAGTAA
- the cydB gene encoding cytochrome d ubiquinol oxidase subunit II, translated as MATILGLDYPTLWFLVVGGVFSGYAILDGFDLGAGALHLFLKKENSRRVALNAVGPVWDGNEVWLVIGGGALFAGFPVVYATLFSSMYIPFMLFLAFLIFRAVSIEFRSKEPMLWWRKTWDIAYSVSSTMLAILLGVVLGNVLQGFAIGADYEFAGNWLEFINPYAVLVGLTTLALFMMHGAIYLTMKTEGRLFAKLTILLRRTIIAFIILFGMTTLYTLIYLPHLSDRFREVPFLFVFPVLTFLAIANIPRLVAKRNYRAAFLFSALTVSFSLLMVAIELYPVLILSTLDPAYNITIYNAAASEKSLGIMLTIAAIGAPLVLSYTAFVFWTFRGKVKLDETSY; from the coding sequence ATGGCAACGATTCTCGGCTTAGATTATCCTACCTTATGGTTTTTAGTGGTAGGAGGTGTATTTAGCGGTTATGCCATATTAGACGGTTTTGATCTGGGGGCGGGCGCCTTGCATTTATTCCTAAAGAAGGAAAACAGCAGGCGTGTAGCCCTCAATGCCGTGGGCCCGGTATGGGACGGCAATGAAGTTTGGTTGGTGATTGGTGGCGGTGCTTTATTTGCAGGCTTTCCGGTGGTATATGCTACCCTATTCTCTAGCATGTACATCCCTTTTATGTTGTTTTTGGCTTTTCTCATTTTTAGAGCGGTCTCCATTGAGTTTAGGAGTAAAGAGCCTATGCTGTGGTGGCGGAAAACCTGGGATATAGCATATAGCGTCTCCAGTACCATGTTGGCCATCCTTTTGGGGGTCGTATTGGGGAATGTTTTGCAAGGTTTTGCGATTGGTGCAGACTATGAATTTGCGGGCAATTGGCTCGAGTTTATCAATCCATATGCGGTGTTAGTGGGCCTGACCACTCTTGCTTTGTTTATGATGCACGGCGCCATTTATTTGACCATGAAAACGGAAGGGCGCTTGTTTGCTAAATTGACGATCCTACTCCGACGGACCATAATCGCTTTTATTATCCTTTTTGGAATGACCACCCTCTATACCCTGATTTATTTGCCTCATCTTTCTGACCGATTCAGGGAAGTTCCTTTTCTTTTCGTTTTCCCAGTCTTGACTTTTTTAGCCATTGCCAATATTCCCCGTTTGGTAGCCAAAAGAAACTACCGTGCTGCTTTTTTGTTTTCTGCACTTACCGTAAGCTTTTCCTTGTTAATGGTGGCGATCGAACTTTATCCCGTCTTGATTTTATCGACCCTGGACCCCGCTTATAATATCACCATTTACAATGCGGCAGCTTCTGAAAAATCGCTGGGTATCATGCTCACCATCGCTGCCATTGGTGCCCCCTTGGTGCTAAGCTACACCGCCTTTGTGTTTTGGACCTTTAGAGGGAAGGTTAAGTTGGATGAAACGAGTTATTAA
- a CDS encoding DinB family protein, producing the protein MNQHFDLQKIARNNILTLIKGCNAESLNAIPAKFSNNLIWNAGHIIVTQQLLLYKLSGKPCRIDNEMIEKYRKGTKPEGVVSQEEIDFIIQQLAITADLARVDYQNKHFGDYTAYPTSFGVTLHSIEDAITFNNMHESMHLGTMIALKKFV; encoded by the coding sequence ATGAATCAACATTTCGACCTTCAAAAAATTGCTCGCAACAATATCCTTACCCTTATTAAAGGGTGTAATGCCGAGTCCCTCAATGCCATCCCGGCCAAGTTTTCGAACAACCTGATCTGGAATGCAGGGCATATCATTGTCACCCAACAACTCTTGCTTTATAAATTGTCGGGGAAACCATGTCGAATTGACAATGAAATGATCGAAAAATACCGTAAAGGCACCAAACCGGAAGGGGTGGTAAGCCAGGAAGAGATCGACTTTATTATTCAACAATTGGCCATCACTGCAGACCTGGCAAGGGTAGATTATCAAAATAAACATTTCGGAGATTATACGGCTTATCCAACCAGCTTTGGGGTGACCCTCCACAGTATTGAAGATGCCATTACCTTCAATAACATGCACGAAAGCATGCATTTGGGGACCATGATAGCCTTGAAGAAGTTTGTTTGA
- a CDS encoding DUF3089 domain-containing protein yields MSKILLLGFSAFLLCACAGIKPQGAFSLTAHSTNPDYSQLENWAAHPEKSDPADRNPNGVTQASQMDDKVDVFFLHPTTYTGKKGQRNWNGDLKDGKLNERTDGSTILYQASIFNGAGRVFAPRYRQAHLHAYFTKDTSSSQAAFELAYSDVKAAFQYYLDHYNQGRPIIIASHSQGTTHGVRLLKEFFDKQPLQAQLVAAYLVGMPVLKSAFVAIPPCETPTDTNCFCSWRTYKKDYLPKKYAIGNEIAVTNPLSWSTDNIYQPKTENEGAVLRKFEKLLPQLVDAQVEQGVLWVTKPKFPGSFLFRTKNYHIADLNFFYMNVRHNAIQRAKTFIQQD; encoded by the coding sequence ATGAGCAAGATTTTACTGCTTGGATTTAGTGCCTTTCTACTATGCGCTTGTGCGGGGATTAAGCCACAAGGGGCGTTTTCCCTAACTGCCCATTCCACTAATCCGGATTATAGCCAGCTAGAAAACTGGGCGGCTCATCCCGAAAAGTCGGATCCCGCCGATCGGAACCCGAATGGGGTAACGCAGGCCAGCCAAATGGATGATAAAGTGGATGTTTTTTTTCTGCATCCAACCACCTATACCGGGAAAAAAGGCCAGCGGAATTGGAATGGAGACCTTAAAGATGGGAAGCTCAATGAACGGACGGATGGCAGCACTATTTTATATCAGGCGAGTATCTTCAATGGAGCGGGCCGGGTTTTTGCACCACGTTATCGCCAGGCACACCTCCATGCCTACTTCACCAAAGATACCAGTTCTTCCCAAGCCGCCTTTGAGTTGGCGTATTCAGACGTAAAAGCCGCTTTCCAGTATTACCTGGATCATTATAACCAAGGCCGACCAATTATTATTGCTTCCCATAGCCAGGGGACCACTCATGGAGTGCGCCTACTCAAGGAATTTTTTGACAAACAACCTTTGCAAGCACAATTGGTAGCGGCCTATTTGGTAGGCATGCCCGTGTTGAAGTCGGCCTTTGTCGCCATTCCCCCTTGTGAAACCCCAACAGATACGAATTGCTTTTGTAGTTGGCGAACCTATAAAAAAGACTATTTGCCAAAAAAATATGCCATCGGCAACGAAATAGCAGTCACCAATCCGCTCTCCTGGTCAACCGACAATATTTATCAGCCAAAAACCGAAAACGAAGGCGCTGTTTTGCGCAAGTTTGAAAAATTGTTGCCCCAATTGGTGGATGCCCAGGTGGAACAGGGTGTCTTGTGGGTAACGAAACCCAAGTTTCCCGGCAGCTTTTTGTTTCGAACAAAAAACTACCATATTGCAGACCTTAACTTCTTTTATATGAATGTTAGGCATAATGCCATACAACGGGCTAAGACTTTTATCCAACAAGATTAG
- a CDS encoding DUF983 domain-containing protein: protein MSRIGNVLHLKCPKCHTGELFETGSFSFKKPFDMKDRCDHCNQNFMPEPGFYYGAMFISYIFMGWFCLGFIALFHWVLGWSTAASFALLLSFCAVIFVYVFRASRSAWIHFNVKYDPKAAEGKAG, encoded by the coding sequence ATGAGTCGGATAGGAAATGTACTACATCTCAAGTGCCCGAAATGTCATACTGGAGAACTATTTGAAACAGGAAGTTTTTCTTTTAAAAAGCCTTTTGACATGAAGGATCGCTGTGATCATTGCAACCAGAACTTTATGCCCGAACCCGGTTTTTATTATGGTGCGATGTTCATTTCGTACATTTTTATGGGATGGTTTTGTCTTGGGTTTATTGCGCTTTTTCATTGGGTATTGGGATGGAGCACAGCTGCTTCTTTTGCTTTACTTTTATCCTTTTGTGCTGTTATCTTTGTATATGTTTTTCGTGCTTCCCGTTCTGCATGGATCCACTTTAATGTAAAATATGATCCTAAAGCGGCCGAAGGAAAAGCTGGTTAA
- a CDS encoding nuclear transport factor 2 family protein — protein MKNSAIKVCCLLSLALISLPFSVFGQETSDEEAIIKVIKQMFDGMRAGDSSMISQTFVPDARMGTAAANKDGVVTLRAGSLDRFLTQMGTPHDKVYDEKIWSYDVRIDGPLAYTWTEYTFYLGDQRLHCGFNVFEMVKFETGWKITSIVDTRRNTDCKTPEVAEEK, from the coding sequence ATGAAGAATAGCGCCATAAAGGTTTGTTGTCTTTTGAGCTTGGCCTTAATAAGCCTCCCTTTTTCTGTTTTTGGACAGGAGACCAGTGATGAGGAAGCCATCATAAAAGTCATCAAACAAATGTTTGATGGCATGCGTGCCGGAGATAGTAGTATGATAAGCCAAACCTTTGTGCCGGATGCCAGAATGGGCACGGCCGCAGCCAATAAGGATGGTGTTGTAACCTTGAGAGCAGGATCACTCGATCGCTTTCTTACCCAAATGGGAACACCTCATGACAAGGTGTATGATGAGAAAATATGGTCCTACGATGTCCGCATCGATGGACCACTTGCCTATACTTGGACGGAATACACTTTCTACCTCGGAGACCAAAGGCTTCATTGCGGCTTCAATGTTTTTGAAATGGTCAAATTTGAAACAGGGTGGAAAATCACATCAATTGTTGATACACGTCGCAATACGGATTGTAAGACCCCAGAAGTAGCGGAGGAAAAATAA
- a CDS encoding NAD-dependent epimerase/dehydratase family protein, with translation MKTIIVTGASGLVGSEAVHFFCLKGFRVIGIDNNLRKQFFGEEASTAWNSRRLSALYPDNYIYIEADIRNREAMERIFDTYSTAIELIIHAAAQPSHDWAAQDPRLDFSINATGTLELLEHTRKYCPKAVFIFCSTNKVYGDAPNRLPLVEKALRWEIEAGHAYEKGIDENLTIDQSMHSIFGASKVAADLLVQEYGRYFGLYTASFRGGCLTGPKHSGAQLHGFLSYLMKCTMTEIPYTVFGYQGKQVRDNIHSQDLINAFYAFYRNPRKGEVYNIGGSRFSNCSMLEAIAICESITGKKLQWTYQEQHRKGDHIWWISDIRKFQGHYPNWQLQFSIEDILQQIQEENQERWVPEKTQVSV, from the coding sequence ATGAAAACCATTATCGTAACAGGTGCTTCAGGCCTGGTCGGCTCGGAAGCCGTCCACTTTTTTTGCTTAAAAGGTTTCCGGGTAATCGGCATAGACAACAACTTGCGAAAGCAATTTTTCGGAGAGGAAGCTTCTACTGCCTGGAACAGCCGCCGCTTGTCCGCTTTATACCCTGACAATTATATCTACATTGAAGCTGATATTCGGAATAGGGAGGCCATGGAACGTATCTTTGATACCTACAGTACAGCAATTGAACTGATCATACACGCCGCAGCACAACCCTCCCACGACTGGGCCGCGCAGGACCCACGACTCGACTTTTCTATCAATGCCACCGGTACATTGGAGTTGCTGGAACATACCCGGAAATATTGTCCAAAGGCCGTCTTTATCTTCTGTTCCACCAACAAAGTTTACGGTGATGCTCCCAATCGTTTGCCATTGGTAGAAAAAGCCTTACGCTGGGAAATTGAGGCGGGCCATGCCTACGAAAAAGGGATTGATGAAAACCTGACCATCGATCAATCCATGCACTCTATTTTTGGCGCCTCGAAAGTGGCGGCCGACCTTTTGGTACAAGAATATGGTCGTTATTTCGGCTTGTATACAGCCAGCTTTCGAGGAGGCTGCCTGACAGGCCCCAAGCATTCCGGCGCTCAACTTCACGGCTTCTTGTCCTATTTGATGAAATGTACAATGACAGAAATCCCCTATACGGTCTTTGGTTATCAGGGCAAACAAGTAAGGGATAATATCCACAGCCAGGACCTGATCAATGCCTTTTATGCTTTTTATCGCAATCCTCGAAAAGGGGAAGTGTACAATATCGGAGGCAGCCGTTTTAGCAACTGCTCTATGCTGGAAGCTATCGCGATATGTGAGTCCATTACAGGTAAAAAGCTGCAGTGGACATACCAGGAACAGCATCGAAAAGGAGACCATATCTGGTGGATCAGCGATATCCGCAAATTCCAAGGGCATTATCCGAATTGGCAGCTTCAGTTCTCAATTGAAGATATTCTCCAACAGATCCAGGAAGAAAATCAAGAACGTTGGGTTCCCGAGAAAACCCAAGTGAGTGTTTAA
- a CDS encoding sulfatase-like hydrolase/transferase: protein MNKYLILICISILLWGCQTAQEAAIPDKPNIVFLFADDLTFHAIHALGNEEIITPNLDRLVNNGTTFTHAYNMGGWNGAICMASRSMMISGQYLWPAQRMHKAWADKDSLATAHTWGQLMARNGYDTYMSGKWHVAAPADVVFQVASHVRPGMPRDKWPDMDPEKRKLLSEAAATTIDLKEIMPVGYHRPNDENDHSWSPYDTTFGGFWQGGKHWSEVLKEDALGYIKTAAAKSTPFFMYLAFNAPHDPRQAPKAYIDKYPLENISLPQNFLPSYPWAAQIGNGPGLRDEALAPFPRTEYAVKTHLQEYYAIITHLDEQIGQILDALEASGKLENTYVFFSADHGLSVGRHGLIGKQSLFDHSIRVPMMVMGPGIPKGQKINQDVYLQDIMPTSLAMAGIAQPDYVDFKSFLDLAKGTSTAEHYSEIYGAYINYQRMIRKDGLKLIVYPRVPKVLLFDMVNDPLEMNDLAEEPAYAEKVQSLFADLKQLQAKMEDSLDLQASFQSWSETLK, encoded by the coding sequence ATGAACAAGTATCTAATCTTAATTTGTATATCCATTCTACTATGGGGTTGTCAGACGGCGCAAGAGGCCGCCATTCCCGACAAACCGAATATTGTATTCCTCTTTGCGGATGACCTCACCTTTCACGCCATCCACGCCTTGGGGAATGAGGAAATTATCACGCCCAACCTGGATCGTTTGGTGAACAATGGCACTACTTTTACCCATGCCTATAACATGGGTGGCTGGAATGGTGCCATTTGTATGGCTTCCCGCTCCATGATGATCTCTGGCCAATACCTTTGGCCTGCCCAACGAATGCATAAAGCATGGGCAGATAAAGATTCTTTGGCAACAGCCCATACCTGGGGGCAATTGATGGCTCGCAATGGCTATGACACCTACATGTCGGGCAAATGGCATGTGGCCGCTCCGGCGGATGTGGTTTTCCAGGTCGCCAGCCATGTTCGCCCCGGGATGCCCCGTGATAAATGGCCCGATATGGATCCTGAAAAGCGCAAATTGCTGTCTGAAGCTGCTGCAACGACTATTGATTTAAAAGAAATAATGCCCGTTGGTTATCATCGGCCTAATGATGAAAACGACCACAGCTGGTCGCCCTATGATACCACTTTTGGTGGATTTTGGCAGGGCGGAAAACATTGGAGTGAGGTTTTGAAGGAGGATGCCTTAGGCTATATCAAGACAGCTGCTGCAAAGTCCACTCCATTCTTTATGTACCTGGCTTTTAATGCACCCCATGATCCGCGACAGGCGCCGAAAGCCTATATCGATAAGTATCCTTTAGAAAATATCAGCCTGCCCCAGAATTTTTTACCTAGTTATCCTTGGGCTGCGCAAATTGGCAATGGCCCCGGACTTAGAGACGAGGCCCTGGCGCCATTCCCTCGTACGGAATATGCCGTCAAAACGCACTTACAGGAATACTATGCCATTATCACCCATCTCGACGAACAAATTGGCCAGATCCTGGATGCCCTGGAGGCTTCAGGCAAGCTGGAGAATACCTATGTTTTCTTTTCTGCCGATCATGGCTTGTCCGTCGGCCGCCATGGCTTGATAGGCAAACAAAGCCTCTTTGACCATAGTATCCGGGTCCCCATGATGGTCATGGGACCTGGCATTCCCAAAGGGCAAAAGATAAACCAGGATGTTTACCTACAGGATATTATGCCCACCAGCTTGGCTATGGCAGGCATAGCGCAGCCGGATTATGTAGATTTTAAGAGTTTCCTGGATTTGGCCAAGGGGACTTCGACAGCGGAGCACTATAGCGAAATTTATGGCGCCTATATCAACTATCAGCGGATGATCAGAAAGGATGGCCTAAAACTGATTGTATATCCCCGTGTGCCAAAGGTTTTGTTATTTGATATGGTAAATGATCCATTGGAAATGAATGACCTGGCAGAGGAACCGGCCTATGCTGAAAAAGTGCAGTCACTTTTCGCCGATCTAAAGCAGTTGCAGGCAAAAATGGAAGACTCTTTGGATTTGCAAGCTAGTTTTCAAAGTTGGTCGGAGACATTGAAATAA
- a CDS encoding DNA topoisomerase IV subunit B: MEQVTYNEDNIRSLDWKEHIRLRPGMYIGKLGDGSTIDDGIYILLKEVLDNSIDEYVMGHGKNIDISIEDGTVTIRDYGRGIPLGKVIDCVSKINTGGKYDSKAFKKSVGLNGVGTKAVNALSNYFKVQAIREGKTKIAEFEKGELINDHKVVKSSEPNGTCISFRPDDTHFKKYKYRPDYVENQLWNYAYLNAGLKLNYNGKTFVSKNGLLDLLTRKTNSETLRYPIIHLLDEDIEVAMSHGNHYGEQYHSFVNGQNTTQGGTHLNAFKETVVETIQKHFNKNFDRRDILASIIAAISLKVEEPVFESQTKTKLGSTNIAPDGATIRTYFKNTFGEKLDNFLHRNQDVAKSLEKRIQQSERERKEIAGIKNLANQRAKKANLHNKKLRDCRLHLNDGPRKTGEDERLGSTIFITEGDSASGSITKARDVQKQAVFSLRGKPLNCYGLTKRVVYENEEFNLLQHALNIEDSLDDLRYNRVVIATDADVDGMHIRLLLLTFFLQFFPDLVRNGHLFILETPLFRVRDKKETFYCYSEAEKQEAIAKLRGKAEITRFKGLGEISPDEFGDFIGEDIRLEPVILNESVDIDDILAYYMGKNSPERQDFIIDNLRFEIDEVDEEIQGATKEAPVEEVEAA; this comes from the coding sequence ATGGAGCAAGTAACTTATAACGAAGATAATATTCGCTCACTCGATTGGAAAGAGCACATCCGACTGAGGCCGGGGATGTACATTGGCAAATTGGGAGATGGTTCAACTATCGACGATGGCATCTACATCCTATTAAAGGAAGTACTCGATAACTCCATTGATGAATATGTGATGGGGCATGGTAAAAATATTGATATCTCTATTGAGGACGGAACGGTAACGATCAGAGACTATGGCCGTGGCATCCCTCTAGGGAAAGTGATAGATTGTGTATCCAAGATCAATACCGGGGGTAAATATGATTCAAAGGCATTCAAAAAATCAGTAGGCCTCAATGGTGTCGGTACCAAAGCGGTCAATGCCCTGTCCAACTACTTCAAAGTACAAGCCATTCGAGAAGGAAAGACCAAGATCGCTGAATTCGAAAAAGGAGAATTAATTAATGACCATAAAGTGGTTAAGTCTTCAGAACCTAATGGCACTTGTATTAGTTTCCGACCTGACGATACCCATTTTAAAAAATATAAATACCGCCCTGATTATGTTGAAAATCAGTTGTGGAACTATGCTTACCTCAATGCGGGGCTAAAGCTTAATTACAACGGCAAAACCTTTGTGTCCAAAAATGGCTTGCTTGACTTATTGACCCGCAAAACGAATAGTGAAACCCTTAGGTATCCCATCATTCATCTTTTGGATGAGGATATTGAAGTTGCAATGAGCCACGGCAACCACTATGGCGAACAATACCATTCCTTTGTTAATGGCCAGAATACGACCCAGGGCGGAACCCACCTTAATGCTTTTAAGGAGACGGTGGTTGAAACCATTCAAAAACATTTCAATAAAAACTTCGATCGACGAGATATCCTCGCCTCCATTATTGCGGCCATTAGCCTCAAGGTAGAAGAACCCGTTTTTGAATCCCAAACTAAAACCAAACTCGGCTCTACCAATATTGCCCCTGATGGCGCAACAATCCGGACCTACTTCAAAAATACTTTCGGCGAAAAGCTAGATAACTTTTTGCACCGAAATCAAGATGTAGCAAAATCCCTGGAGAAACGTATCCAACAGTCTGAACGGGAGCGCAAGGAAATTGCCGGCATCAAAAACCTGGCGAACCAAAGGGCTAAAAAAGCCAATTTGCATAATAAGAAATTGCGCGATTGCCGCCTCCACCTAAACGACGGCCCTCGCAAAACGGGGGAAGATGAACGTTTAGGTAGCACCATCTTCATTACGGAGGGGGACTCTGCCAGTGGCTCCATCACCAAGGCGCGTGATGTCCAAAAACAAGCCGTTTTCAGTCTCCGAGGTAAACCACTTAATTGCTATGGATTGACCAAACGAGTCGTCTACGAAAACGAAGAATTCAACCTGCTGCAACATGCCCTCAACATCGAAGATTCCCTTGATGATCTCCGCTATAATCGCGTGGTTATTGCTACCGATGCCGACGTAGATGGGATGCACATCCGCTTGCTACTGTTGACCTTTTTCTTGCAGTTTTTCCCCGACTTGGTGCGCAACGGACACCTCTTTATCCTCGAAACACCGCTTTTCCGTGTTAGAGATAAAAAAGAAACCTTCTATTGTTATAGTGAAGCTGAAAAGCAAGAAGCGATTGCCAAATTGCGCGGCAAAGCGGAGATAACCAGGTTCAAAGGGTTAGGTGAAATTTCGCCTGACGAGTTTGGCGACTTTATCGGCGAGGATATCCGCCTCGAACCGGTTATCCTTAATGAATCTGTCGACATTGATGATATTTTAGCATACTATATGGGTAAAAACTCCCCAGAACGCCAGGATTTTATCATCGACAACCTCCGCTTTGAAATTGACGAGGTAGATGAGGAGATACAGGGGGCGACGAAGGAAGCTCCTGTTGAGGAAGTTGAAGCGGCATAG